A stretch of Campylobacter showae DNA encodes these proteins:
- a CDS encoding flagellin B — MSFRINTNINALNTHANAVGNNRNLSLSLGKLSSGLRIQTAADDASGLAIADSLRSQASALGQAIANGNDAIGIIQVADKAMDEQLKILDTIKVKATQSAQDGQTSDSRQALQADIVRLMEELDNIGNSTSFNGQQLLNGTFSNKEFQIGAYSNQTVKASIGATTSDKIGLTRFESSKLLTFAGVVSLTFLNVDGINNVKVAAATISTGLGKGVGALAENINKVTDKTGVRATFDTTWVSSKAISGGQILSLVINGVKIGDLEVKAGDKNGALVNAINKVKDQTGVEASVNTEGKMVLTSRDGRAIKISGDKVSAGLGGKRGTSMFIGRLNLVRLDGRDIKVSTGAGTGDLSVAFSKTANSQGGNQQSVALRDIRGQLDPDLAAAMGFQRMSNGVMTSAQSAGVMTLRGAMAVMDIAESAQKTLDQIRSDLGSVQNQLVATVNNITVTQVNVKSAESQIRDVDFAAESANFSKFNILAQSGSYAMSQANSVQQNVLRLLQ; from the coding sequence ATGAGTTTTCGTATTAACACGAACATCAACGCTCTAAACACACACGCAAACGCAGTCGGTAACAACCGCAACCTTTCTCTTTCTTTGGGTAAACTTAGCTCAGGTTTGAGAATACAAACTGCAGCAGATGACGCTTCTGGTCTTGCTATCGCTGATAGCCTTCGCTCTCAAGCTAGCGCGCTTGGTCAAGCTATCGCAAACGGTAACGACGCTATCGGTATCATCCAAGTAGCGGATAAGGCTATGGACGAGCAGCTAAAAATCCTTGATACTATCAAAGTAAAAGCTACTCAATCAGCTCAAGACGGTCAAACAAGCGATTCTCGTCAAGCGCTACAAGCCGACATCGTTCGCCTAATGGAAGAGCTAGACAACATCGGTAACTCTACGTCTTTCAACGGCCAGCAGTTACTAAACGGAACATTCTCCAACAAAGAGTTCCAAATCGGCGCTTACTCAAACCAAACAGTTAAAGCATCTATCGGCGCTACTACGTCAGATAAGATCGGTTTAACAAGATTTGAGAGCTCTAAGCTATTGACATTTGCAGGCGTAGTTAGCCTTACTTTCCTAAACGTAGACGGTATAAACAACGTAAAAGTAGCTGCGGCTACAATTTCAACCGGTCTAGGTAAAGGCGTAGGCGCACTAGCTGAAAACATCAATAAAGTAACCGATAAAACAGGCGTTAGAGCTACGTTTGATACTACATGGGTATCTAGTAAAGCTATCAGCGGCGGTCAGATCCTAAGCCTTGTCATCAACGGCGTAAAAATCGGCGACCTAGAAGTAAAAGCGGGCGATAAAAACGGCGCTTTGGTAAATGCTATCAACAAAGTTAAAGATCAAACAGGCGTAGAAGCATCTGTAAACACCGAAGGTAAAATGGTACTAACTAGCCGCGACGGTAGAGCTATAAAAATCTCAGGCGACAAAGTAAGTGCCGGCCTAGGCGGTAAAAGAGGAACATCTATGTTCATCGGACGCCTAAACCTAGTTCGCCTAGACGGTCGCGATATCAAGGTTTCAACAGGTGCAGGTACCGGAGACCTATCTGTAGCATTTAGTAAAACCGCTAACAGCCAGGGCGGCAACCAGCAGTCAGTAGCTCTAAGAGATATCAGAGGCCAGCTAGATCCAGACCTAGCAGCTGCTATGGGCTTCCAAAGAATGAGTAACGGCGTAATGACTTCTGCTCAATCAGCAGGCGTTATGACTCTACGCGGTGCGATGGCTGTTATGGATATCGCTGAGTCTGCTCAAAAAACACTTGACCAGATCCGCTCAGACCTAGGTTCTGTTCAAAATCAACTTGTTGCAACCGTAAACAACATCACAGTTACTCAAGTAAACGTAAAATCAGCCGAATCTCAAATCAGAGACGTTGATTTCGCTGCCGAGTCAGCAAACTTCTCTAAGTTTAACATCCTTGCTCAGTCAGGAAGTTATGCTATGAGCCAAGCTAACTCTGTTCAGCAAAACGTTTTAAGACTACTTCAGTAG
- the topA gene encoding type I DNA topoisomerase: MKSLIIVESPAKAKTIKNFLGSDYDVIASKGHIRDLPKTAFGIKIEGEKFTPEYKISADHSAIVKEIKELAKNADQIYLATDEDREGEAIAYHIAAAIGKKPESLPRIVFHEITKSAIEAALKNPRTINMDSVNAQQARRLLDRIVGYKLSPLLNLKIQKGLSAGRVQSAALKIIVDREREIRDFKPVEYHSIDAVFKKDLDAELVKFEEQKIEKLTITNGDRAKFIVENLKNDKFSIRDIEAKERKTEPAPPFMTSTLQQSASNRLGFSPKKTMMIAQNLYEGVQTHQGFMGAITYMRTDSLNLAKEAVAAAREMIEKEYGERYLPAKAKIYATKSKGAQEAHEAIRPTNLSFTPAIAAQYLEKDALRLYTLIYNRFLACQMSASVSQTQNVFVAGAKGEFKISGRKVLFDGFYRVYGDMDKDKILPDLKIGDEMSLQSIKSSQHFTEPPSRYSEAGLVKKLESLGIGRPSTYAPTISLLTSRDYVKVEKKQIVPNEIAFTMMGVLEEHFSDIVDSEFTSNMEEKLDHVAEDKADWQKLLSDFYHPFMDKISAGKTGIKSQKVATPIGEKCPECGGELLLRKGRYGEFIACGNFPKCKYSRNIAKEGQGTQEGEAATKPKKELKKIDVPCPKCGGDIVERISRRGKFYGCANYPKCDFVSNYEPVAQKCDECGGDMIKKELKKGTFHECTKCKKKVQIVEQ, from the coding sequence ATGAAAAGCTTAATCATCGTGGAATCTCCCGCGAAAGCCAAAACGATAAAAAATTTCCTCGGAAGCGACTACGATGTCATCGCATCAAAAGGCCACATAAGAGATCTGCCAAAGACGGCATTTGGCATCAAGATAGAAGGTGAAAAATTTACACCCGAGTACAAAATAAGCGCCGATCACTCCGCGATCGTAAAAGAGATCAAAGAACTAGCCAAAAACGCCGACCAAATCTACCTCGCAACCGATGAGGACCGCGAAGGAGAGGCCATCGCCTACCACATCGCCGCAGCCATCGGCAAAAAGCCCGAAAGCCTGCCTCGTATCGTGTTTCACGAGATCACCAAAAGCGCCATCGAAGCCGCTTTAAAAAACCCGCGCACGATAAATATGGATAGCGTAAACGCGCAGCAAGCACGCCGTCTGCTAGATCGCATCGTGGGCTACAAACTAAGCCCGCTACTAAATTTAAAAATACAAAAGGGTCTAAGCGCCGGACGCGTACAAAGCGCCGCGCTAAAAATCATCGTAGACCGCGAACGCGAGATACGCGACTTTAAACCGGTCGAGTACCACAGTATCGACGCGGTTTTCAAAAAAGACCTCGACGCCGAGCTGGTTAAATTTGAAGAGCAAAAGATAGAAAAGCTAACGATAACAAACGGCGATAGAGCCAAATTTATCGTAGAAAATTTAAAAAACGACAAATTTAGCATCCGCGATATCGAAGCCAAAGAGCGCAAAACCGAGCCCGCACCGCCTTTTATGACCTCGACGCTGCAGCAAAGCGCGAGCAACCGCCTAGGCTTTAGCCCGAAAAAAACGATGATGATCGCGCAAAATTTATACGAGGGCGTGCAGACGCATCAGGGCTTTATGGGCGCGATAACCTACATGAGAACGGACAGCCTAAATCTCGCCAAAGAAGCCGTCGCAGCCGCGCGCGAGATGATCGAGAAAGAGTATGGCGAACGCTACCTGCCGGCGAAGGCTAAAATTTACGCAACCAAAAGCAAAGGTGCGCAAGAAGCGCATGAGGCTATCCGCCCGACAAATCTTAGCTTCACGCCCGCTATCGCCGCGCAGTATCTCGAAAAAGACGCGCTACGCCTCTACACGCTCATCTACAACCGCTTTTTAGCCTGCCAGATGAGCGCTAGCGTGAGCCAAACGCAAAACGTATTCGTCGCGGGCGCAAAGGGCGAGTTTAAAATCAGCGGCCGCAAGGTGCTATTTGACGGCTTTTACCGCGTTTACGGCGATATGGATAAGGATAAAATTTTGCCCGACCTAAAAATCGGCGACGAGATGAGCCTGCAAAGCATCAAAAGCTCGCAGCACTTCACCGAGCCGCCGTCTCGCTACTCGGAGGCCGGACTCGTTAAAAAGCTAGAAAGCCTAGGCATCGGCAGACCTAGCACCTACGCGCCGACCATCTCGCTACTAACCTCTCGCGACTACGTCAAGGTCGAGAAAAAACAGATCGTGCCAAACGAGATCGCTTTTACGATGATGGGCGTTTTAGAGGAGCATTTTAGCGATATCGTAGATAGCGAATTTACGTCAAATATGGAAGAAAAGCTCGACCATGTCGCCGAAGATAAAGCCGACTGGCAGAAGCTTTTGAGCGATTTTTATCATCCGTTTATGGATAAAATCTCAGCTGGCAAAACAGGCATAAAAAGCCAAAAGGTCGCCACTCCGATCGGCGAAAAGTGCCCTGAGTGCGGCGGCGAGCTACTACTGCGAAAGGGACGCTACGGCGAGTTTATCGCGTGCGGAAATTTCCCAAAATGCAAATACTCGCGCAATATCGCAAAGGAAGGGCAAGGCACGCAGGAAGGCGAAGCAGCCACAAAACCGAAAAAAGAGCTCAAAAAGATCGACGTGCCGTGTCCAAAATGCGGCGGCGATATCGTCGAGCGCATCAGCCGCAGGGGTAAATTTTACGGCTGCGCAAACTATCCAAAATGCGACTTCGTCTCAAACTACGAGCCGGTCGCGCAAAAATGCGACGAATGCGGCGGCGATATGATCAAAAAAGAGCTAAAAAAAGGGACGTTTCACGAGTGTACGAAGTGCAAGAAAAAGGTGCAAATCGTGGAGCAATAA
- a CDS encoding biotin synthase, with product MKTIMLCAICSVSSGNCPEDCGYCTQSAGINADIEKYKIKSAQQVVAEAKIAAANHALGFCLVTSGARLTDKKTEEIARLARAVNKEVPNLMLIACNGMATLPQLKELKSAGVFSYNHNLETSREFFPQICSTHSWDERWQTNIDAKEAGLMLCTGGIYGLGESEADRASLQASLAKLDPFSSPINFFIQNDALRVKRPPMGADEALRIIDDTVRALPNARVMIAGGREKILGERQYEIFDHGVSAVVIGDYLTTKGEVASRDIAEFKARGFSFATLCH from the coding sequence ATGAAAACTATTATGTTGTGTGCTATTTGTTCGGTGAGTTCTGGCAACTGCCCCGAGGACTGCGGCTACTGTACGCAAAGTGCGGGCATAAACGCCGATATCGAAAAATACAAAATCAAATCCGCCCAGCAAGTCGTCGCCGAGGCCAAGATCGCGGCAGCCAACCATGCGCTAGGCTTTTGCCTCGTCACTAGCGGCGCAAGGCTCACGGACAAAAAGACCGAGGAGATCGCCCGCCTCGCGCGCGCCGTAAATAAAGAAGTCCCAAACCTCATGCTGATCGCTTGCAACGGCATGGCGACGCTGCCGCAGCTAAAAGAGCTAAAAAGCGCGGGCGTGTTTAGCTACAATCACAACCTTGAGACCTCGCGCGAGTTTTTCCCGCAAATTTGCTCGACGCATAGCTGGGACGAGCGCTGGCAGACCAACATCGACGCCAAAGAAGCGGGGCTAATGCTTTGCACGGGCGGCATTTACGGGCTTGGCGAGAGCGAGGCCGACCGCGCGAGCTTGCAAGCTAGCCTTGCGAAGCTTGATCCGTTTTCTAGCCCGATAAATTTCTTTATCCAAAATGACGCGCTACGCGTCAAACGGCCGCCTATGGGAGCGGACGAAGCCCTACGGATCATCGACGACACCGTCCGCGCACTGCCTAACGCTCGCGTTATGATAGCAGGCGGTCGCGAGAAAATTTTAGGCGAACGTCAATACGAAATCTTTGATCACGGCGTATCCGCCGTCGTCATCGGCGACTACCTCACGACCAAGGGCGAGGTCGCCAGCCGCGATATCGCCGAGTTTAAAGCGCGCGGATTTAGCTTCGCGACGCTTTGCCACTGA
- the crcB gene encoding fluoride efflux transporter CrcB, translated as MQNLLLIGCGGFLGSVCRAVLSGAVAKFCPDFPLATLCVNALGSFLIGVLLSLNLSENLRLFLVVGALGGFTTFSTFSYETVRLFSSGQNLAAFLNAFFSVSVCLGFCYLGTVIR; from the coding sequence ATGCAAAATTTGCTCTTAATCGGGTGCGGCGGATTTTTGGGGTCGGTTTGTAGAGCTGTTTTAAGCGGCGCGGTCGCTAAATTTTGCCCCGATTTTCCGCTTGCTACTCTTTGCGTCAATGCTCTTGGTAGCTTTTTGATCGGCGTACTACTCTCATTAAATTTGAGCGAAAATTTAAGGCTATTTCTAGTCGTCGGCGCGCTCGGCGGTTTTACGACGTTTTCGACGTTTAGCTATGAGACGGTGCGCCTTTTTAGCTCGGGACAAAATTTAGCCGCATTTTTAAACGCGTTTTTTAGCGTTTCTGTTTGCCTCGGGTTTTGTTATCTAGGCACCGTTATTCGCTGA
- a CDS encoding cation:proton antiporter, translated as MQANGLNILIALAFIIFTSPYFSKILRIPIAPVEIILGSVAGYLGFIGHNEMFKIVSEVGFFYLMFLAGTEVDLKLFFTIDKKILKTGVVYLAILYLLSALLTFSFDLNRLFILIMPLMAVGMIFTLFKEYGKNEAWLNIGMLIGSIGEVVSITLLTFVGAYMKFGAGSELAFSIIYLSGFLATAVIGYKTLNVLFWWYPQLRIILMPHYDNSEKDIRLCMALFFGIIALMLYLNLEIAFGAFVAGTFIATFFDHKKDLPHKLASFGFGFLVPTFFVHIGSTFKLNAFMIDGVVRDAALITGVMIGFRLAASTVFLNILGLKNTVLFALSHSMPLTLLIAVATIAYKSGGINENFYFSFILASLTQAIIVTICIKILMSYENKNLQKEPK; from the coding sequence TTGCAGGCAAACGGGCTAAATATTCTCATCGCGCTAGCTTTTATCATCTTTACGTCGCCGTATTTTTCTAAAATTTTACGCATCCCTATCGCGCCGGTGGAGATTATTTTGGGTTCGGTAGCCGGGTATTTGGGCTTTATCGGGCACAACGAGATGTTTAAAATCGTGAGCGAAGTCGGCTTTTTCTACCTCATGTTTTTAGCGGGCACGGAGGTCGATCTCAAGCTATTTTTCACGATAGATAAAAAGATCCTAAAAACGGGCGTCGTCTATCTGGCGATACTCTACCTACTCTCGGCGCTGCTGACGTTTTCGTTTGATCTAAACCGCCTTTTTATCCTCATCATGCCACTGATGGCCGTGGGTATGATATTTACGCTGTTTAAGGAGTACGGCAAAAACGAGGCGTGGCTAAATATCGGCATGCTCATCGGCTCGATCGGCGAGGTCGTGAGCATCACGCTACTAACCTTCGTCGGCGCGTATATGAAATTTGGCGCGGGTAGCGAGCTGGCGTTTTCGATCATATATTTGAGCGGATTTTTAGCCACGGCGGTGATCGGGTACAAGACGCTAAACGTGCTGTTTTGGTGGTATCCGCAGCTACGCATCATCTTAATGCCCCACTACGACAACTCCGAAAAAGACATCCGCCTGTGTATGGCGCTGTTTTTTGGCATCATCGCGCTTATGCTTTATTTAAATTTAGAGATAGCTTTCGGCGCGTTTGTGGCGGGGACCTTTATCGCGACATTTTTCGATCACAAAAAAGACCTTCCGCACAAGCTTGCTAGCTTTGGCTTTGGCTTTTTGGTGCCGACATTTTTCGTGCATATCGGCTCGACGTTTAAGCTTAACGCCTTTATGATAGACGGAGTCGTGCGCGACGCGGCGCTGATAACTGGCGTCATGATAGGCTTTAGGCTAGCGGCTAGCACGGTGTTTTTAAACATCCTAGGGCTAAAAAATACCGTCCTTTTTGCGCTATCACACTCGATGCCGCTAACGCTTCTTATCGCGGTTGCTACCATAGCCTACAAATCAGGTGGTATAAATGAAAATTTTTACTTCTCTTTCATACTAGCGAGCCTAACTCAGGCTATAATAGTAACGATTTGTATCAAAATTCTAATGAGCTACGAAAATAAAAATTTGCAAAAGGAGCCAAAATGA
- a CDS encoding citrate synthase encodes MSDTVTLTDNRNGKSYDFPILHGTMGPDVIDISTFFSDTGMFTFDRGYTSTAMCRSSITYIDGLKGELMYRGYDIAYLAENKTFIDVAYLLLNKELPNKKQYDEFKLELKKRSFIHEGMMKLFDAFPDKAHPMAILQAAVAALSAFYSDHLNMDKPEEYHEMAMRIIAKIPTIAAFSYRFSRGLPIIYPNLDRGFTENFLYMMRSYPYEHVNLRQIEVKALDTVFMLHADHEQNASTTTVRTVGSTHAHPYACIAAGIGALWGWAHGGANEGVIRQLEQIGSVENVDKYIARAKDKNDPFRLMGFGHRVYKNFDPRAKVLKSMCDQLFDEIGINTELLKIAKKIEEIALNDEYFISRNLYPNVDFYSGLILKALSIPNDMFAVIFVIGRIPGWISQWIELKEQESIKIVRPRQLYVGETNRTPK; translated from the coding sequence ATGAGCGATACGGTTACGTTAACAGACAACAGAAACGGCAAAAGCTACGACTTTCCGATACTGCACGGTACGATGGGGCCCGACGTCATCGATATCTCGACCTTTTTTAGCGATACGGGGATGTTTACGTTTGACCGCGGATATACCTCGACGGCGATGTGCCGCTCTAGCATCACTTATATCGACGGGCTAAAAGGCGAGCTGATGTACCGCGGCTACGATATCGCGTATCTAGCGGAAAACAAAACCTTCATCGACGTGGCGTATCTGCTGCTAAATAAAGAGCTACCGAACAAAAAGCAATACGACGAATTTAAACTCGAGCTCAAAAAGCGCAGTTTCATCCACGAGGGCATGATGAAGCTCTTTGACGCCTTTCCGGATAAGGCGCACCCGATGGCGATCCTGCAGGCGGCAGTAGCGGCGCTCTCGGCCTTTTACTCCGATCACCTAAATATGGACAAGCCGGAGGAGTACCACGAGATGGCGATGCGAATAATCGCCAAAATCCCGACCATCGCGGCGTTTTCTTATAGATTTTCGCGCGGATTGCCGATCATTTATCCAAATTTAGACCGCGGCTTTACGGAAAATTTCCTATACATGATGAGGAGCTACCCGTACGAGCACGTAAATTTGCGCCAGATCGAGGTCAAGGCGCTTGATACAGTCTTTATGCTGCACGCCGATCACGAGCAAAACGCCTCCACGACGACCGTACGCACGGTAGGCTCGACGCACGCGCACCCGTACGCGTGTATCGCCGCAGGTATCGGAGCGCTATGGGGCTGGGCTCACGGTGGCGCAAACGAAGGCGTCATCCGCCAGCTAGAGCAGATCGGCTCGGTCGAAAACGTCGACAAATACATCGCCCGCGCCAAAGACAAAAACGATCCGTTTAGGCTGATGGGCTTTGGTCACCGCGTGTATAAAAACTTCGATCCGCGCGCGAAGGTACTAAAATCTATGTGCGACCAGCTGTTTGACGAGATCGGCATAAACACCGAGCTTCTAAAAATTGCCAAAAAGATCGAGGAGATTGCGCTAAACGACGAATATTTCATCTCGCGCAACCTCTACCCGAACGTCGATTTTTACTCGGGACTGATTTTAAAAGCTCTTAGCATACCAAACGATATGTTTGCGGTTATTTTCGTCATCGGCAGGATCCCGGGCTGGATCAGCCAGTGGATAGAGCTAAAAGAACAGGAGAGTATCAAGATAGTCCGTCCAAGACAACTGTACGTTGGAGAGACGAACAGGACGCCGAAGTGA
- a CDS encoding 3'(2'),5'-bisphosphate nucleotidase CysQ family protein, producing the protein MQNLNELLNLARLAAIKAGDEIMKFYAHKGFDDEILAARSTLSESVCSQNRRDFEVNLKTDHSPVTSADLAANAAIFETLKSSQIQICSEEKILGESARTFWLIDPLDGTKDFIEGSGEFCVCIALIEDGRPVLGVIYVPVTGEIYSAAKGEPTQNELYENGSFIPQTLAASKCAPQTIISGKRGKNVTAGKLATALNFDIARLSSAIKYCRIAENLAGAYMRYSPSSIWDNAAGEMIAAGAGAKMIDLATLKAPIYDATLLKNNEFIVISKDFLDREDEILRAIKQINL; encoded by the coding sequence ATGCAAAATTTAAACGAATTATTAAACCTAGCCAGGCTTGCAGCCATCAAAGCAGGCGACGAGATAATGAAATTTTACGCCCACAAGGGCTTTGACGACGAGATTTTAGCGGCTCGTTCGACCTTGAGCGAAAGCGTATGCAGCCAAAACCGCCGAGATTTCGAGGTAAATTTAAAAACCGATCATTCGCCCGTGACCTCAGCCGACCTTGCTGCAAACGCCGCGATATTTGAAACGCTAAAAAGCTCACAGATCCAAATTTGCTCGGAGGAAAAGATTTTAGGCGAGTCCGCGCGGACGTTTTGGCTCATCGATCCGCTAGACGGCACGAAGGATTTTATCGAGGGTAGCGGCGAGTTTTGCGTCTGTATCGCGCTCATAGAGGACGGTCGCCCGGTTCTTGGCGTTATCTACGTGCCCGTTACCGGCGAAATTTATAGCGCGGCAAAGGGCGAGCCAACGCAAAACGAGCTTTACGAAAACGGCTCATTTATACCGCAAACTCTAGCCGCAAGCAAATGCGCGCCGCAAACGATAATCAGCGGCAAACGCGGCAAAAACGTAACGGCCGGCAAGCTTGCGACCGCTCTAAATTTTGACATCGCGCGGCTAAGCTCGGCGATCAAATACTGCCGCATCGCCGAAAACCTTGCGGGCGCTTACATGCGCTACTCGCCAAGCTCTATCTGGGACAACGCCGCTGGTGAGATGATCGCTGCGGGAGCGGGAGCAAAGATGATCGATCTAGCGACGCTAAAAGCGCCGATCTATGACGCAACATTGCTAAAAAATAACGAATTTATCGTCATCTCAAAGGATTTTTTAGACCGCGAGGATGAAATTTTACGAGCGATAAAGCAGATAAATTTATAA
- the tsaD gene encoding tRNA (adenosine(37)-N6)-threonylcarbamoyltransferase complex transferase subunit TsaD, translating to MILGIESSCDDSSAALLDIETLELKFHKKISQDAEHCAFGGVVPELAARLHTAALPKILEQIKPELPRVKAVAVTNEPGLSVSLVGGVAMAKALASSLRVPLIAVNHLAGHVYSLFLSQEARLPAGVLLVSGGHTMVLDIGAEGAVSVLAATMDDSFGESFDKVAKMLGLGYPGGVAVEKAAKSGCERFKFTVPLLGDARTAYSFSGLKNQVRVETEKLAESGNLGAQEIADICFAFENTACKHILNKLEKVFAQRKFERFGVVGGASANLNLRSSLKALCDKYGCELICAPLEFCSDNAAMIARAGREKYLRGEFAGLDLQASPRSELTRI from the coding sequence CTGATTTTAGGTATAGAAAGCAGCTGCGACGACAGCTCGGCGGCACTGCTCGACATAGAAACGCTGGAGTTAAAATTTCACAAAAAAATCTCGCAAGACGCCGAACACTGCGCATTCGGCGGAGTGGTACCGGAGCTAGCTGCGCGCTTGCATACGGCTGCGCTACCTAAAATTTTAGAGCAAATCAAGCCCGAGCTACCCCGCGTAAAAGCCGTTGCCGTCACGAACGAGCCGGGGCTATCCGTGAGTCTAGTTGGTGGCGTCGCGATGGCAAAGGCGCTCGCCTCGTCGCTGCGCGTGCCGCTTATCGCGGTAAATCACCTCGCGGGGCACGTGTATTCGCTATTTTTATCGCAGGAGGCGCGGCTGCCTGCGGGCGTGCTACTAGTTAGCGGCGGGCACACGATGGTGCTAGATATCGGCGCGGAGGGGGCCGTGAGCGTGCTGGCTGCCACGATGGACGATAGCTTTGGCGAGAGCTTTGACAAGGTCGCAAAGATGCTGGGACTGGGGTATCCGGGCGGCGTAGCGGTCGAAAAGGCGGCAAAGAGCGGGTGCGAGAGGTTTAAATTTACCGTGCCGCTGCTGGGCGATGCGCGCACGGCGTATAGCTTCTCGGGGCTAAAAAATCAGGTCCGCGTCGAAACCGAAAAGCTCGCCGAAAGCGGAAATCTGGGCGCGCAGGAGATCGCCGATATCTGCTTTGCCTTTGAAAATACGGCTTGCAAGCATATCTTAAACAAGCTGGAAAAGGTATTTGCCCAGCGTAAATTTGAGCGTTTCGGCGTCGTGGGCGGGGCGAGCGCGAACCTAAATTTGCGCTCCAGCCTAAAGGCTCTATGCGATAAATACGGCTGCGAGCTCATCTGCGCGCCGCTAGAGTTTTGCTCCGATAACGCCGCTATGATCGCGCGCGCGGGACGCGAAAAGTACCTGCGCGGCGAGTTTGCGGGGCTTGATTTGCAGGCGAGCCCTAGAAGCGAGCTAACGAGGATTTAG
- the creD gene encoding cell envelope integrity protein CreD, which produces MENKIMDSVRGGFWTKPVIIFVLLLLLLIPLGFISSMISDRAYVKQSAEESIMQPVGGPLRIEGVLISVPYKKQAAIYNENGVAAVSQTTEQIMIVPQSYELSTQLNPQYLKRGIFSVPVFNGDVALKAKFAPLNFEQLNIAESDVLLGEATLILGVGSKKTFTAFPALKANGQDLAQSFAPPKYSPFAQSVHYKLPANLASGGFELAGALSMQGGQSASFVPVGQDNKFDVKSSWSSPSFSGGWLPKSREVTSSGFNAQWEISGLSTGVPQAWIMDGRREMGFEGVEASFISPVNNYSLIARCVTYAILFLAVPFLAIFLCEIYSRVRIHPIQYLLIGTADVLFYLLVLSFSEHISFLASYLIAAAAVCATILFYGSAIFRARKWGVFIALVHGVSYCLLYGILQSEDYALLMGSVMIFAVIALVMYLTRKIDWYENGLKI; this is translated from the coding sequence ATGGAAAACAAAATCATGGATAGCGTGAGGGGCGGATTTTGGACGAAGCCCGTCATCATTTTCGTCCTGCTTTTGCTGCTGCTTATCCCGCTAGGTTTCATCAGCTCGATGATCTCTGACCGCGCCTACGTCAAGCAAAGCGCCGAGGAGTCTATCATGCAGCCGGTTGGCGGCCCGCTTAGGATCGAGGGCGTTTTGATCTCGGTGCCGTATAAAAAGCAAGCGGCGATCTACAACGAAAACGGCGTAGCGGCGGTATCTCAGACAACCGAGCAGATCATGATAGTGCCGCAGTCATACGAGCTATCGACCCAGCTAAATCCACAGTATCTAAAACGCGGTATCTTTAGCGTGCCCGTTTTTAACGGCGACGTCGCGCTAAAAGCAAAATTTGCGCCGCTAAATTTCGAGCAGCTAAATATCGCGGAAAGCGACGTTTTGCTAGGCGAGGCGACGCTGATTTTAGGCGTGGGCAGTAAAAAGACCTTTACCGCGTTTCCCGCGCTAAAAGCAAACGGGCAGGATCTCGCGCAGTCTTTTGCGCCGCCTAAATACTCGCCCTTTGCCCAAAGCGTCCACTACAAACTACCTGCAAATTTAGCAAGCGGCGGGTTTGAGCTAGCGGGCGCGCTATCTATGCAGGGCGGGCAGAGCGCGAGCTTCGTTCCCGTCGGGCAGGATAATAAATTTGACGTAAAATCCTCGTGGAGCTCGCCGTCTTTTAGCGGTGGCTGGCTACCTAAATCGCGTGAAGTTACTAGCAGCGGCTTTAACGCGCAGTGGGAGATCTCGGGCCTTAGCACCGGCGTTCCGCAGGCGTGGATCATGGACGGCAGGCGCGAGATGGGATTTGAGGGCGTCGAGGCTAGCTTCATCAGCCCCGTAAACAACTACTCGCTCATCGCGCGCTGCGTGACTTACGCGATCTTGTTTTTAGCGGTGCCGTTTTTGGCGATATTTTTGTGCGAAATTTACAGCCGCGTCCGCATCCATCCGATCCAGTACCTGCTCATCGGAACCGCCGACGTGCTGTTTTACCTGCTCGTGCTCTCGTTTTCCGAGCATATCAGCTTCCTAGCCAGCTATCTCATCGCGGCCGCAGCCGTGTGCGCGACGATACTTTTTTACGGCTCGGCGATCTTTCGGGCGCGCAAATGGGGCGTATTTATCGCGCTCGTACACGGGGTTAGCTACTGCTTGCTCTACGGTATCTTGCAGTCCGAAGACTACGCGCTTTTGATGGGCAGCGTTATGATATTTGCGGTGATAGCGCTTGTTATGTATCTAACTAGAAAGATAGACTGGTACGAAAACGGGCTGAAAATTTAG